From the genome of Helicoverpa zea isolate HzStark_Cry1AcR chromosome 1, ilHelZeax1.1, whole genome shotgun sequence, one region includes:
- the LOC124640567 gene encoding trafficking protein particle complex subunit 8, which yields MARLGKTAQEFIQDSFSPIIAVLCSPKVENVVSKNNLSFTEMLQPFTTMDWEGQFRDPSGNVCTIKNWKLIIRDVNWKPLQPTEARRELNNAVLHNYNDKTVTLEIDGRKFYVPQSTHWFDAWRETYLEVQFPSDHEFTKHFISCVIVGTTLDDNVIDSFNNLNQHYAQLQNVAPPKLPKWFNSGVLKSYLLLHDVSAVPKEKADAAFDMLKQNFGANNCFMLSINSKSTLDQNVSSDLWAQFVKRSPQTNNEMSSSLTNLPTTPSEPQAVFPPAAANLTDDNATVISSINPETLHPLTAAETDVYDNANSLQTHSFSGSSESMSVAGKGPDFSTEVHGTALNASDVEAIKKFLQEYASKALLPYMEKQISQLSEVVANRKGVSRSLLSATKRWFGTGKGGNTTGNSTVIYTSDCPELQLRRLGDLWFLCRQWQRAFDTYHTAKREFYADSAWLCYAGALEMAAISAFMAADSNRKTHGYMEESIVTYLNTCRMVQYAVRATLLSVLCLSGSGLHGEAAKQLIRMTSEDSDLRSAMLLEQAALCFLSGPASKGMCRKYAFHMVLAGHRFSKAGQKKHAYRCYKQAYQVYSESGWRLATDHVQFALGRLAGALRLAREARRWLAAPLAPRGPQPPHQQHAFLQEYMAAHQQWVESNPEVASVLEELPLPLVEARQTGVLCVGPAPLGSPRRRAASSLSLAPDAPAAAAPAWRRLEEMLLQVAQGAVPMIFKPTVDLYTDATDAEPLVPQGEPIQISVTLWNPLKISLILKDVELLWRFVTTADGDAAGDEEVLSNEQAVSAGQALESNTIFSQKIKSVILEGDTKKVLIFTLTPLKVGRLNVHGLAYKLINTGEGGTENGNSMTISGKVNLTPPGKSPDKRLQITVIPEAPCLQMTFSETSSDIISGEMRTIDVEFTNVGPVDMNNLYVAVSHPDCVNIVTGEEENDFQVLYDEKYREPPSYSDERAARAARARAAAARHVRGVCARLAPRAAARARLQLRPRAPAQPLLLLAYHDTGLRARPYRLLRHVFRFRVTEAVELAVTPRRSLRRVDGEVVENMSLAVEIKNIFNEKGEDLSVEILEASLLSRQWSLTSLVAARGAAEPLQARDKLHLVLRAQRLPRPPAAVAASRLKINPHHPDAAPDINVAPYSKFVLDAQQSYIDAPDSAIAQDTPDKRTGLIQSMFVLRWKAHEKTKGKTAVGQHCLWLDCFTKAISREREYIPGEAAPIQIDEYESKLDLRESNTKTKKDNVVIFRLEHSNHINHNFNETKLCLVPVTLNIVNCYGVPVKVFIDMSKQKNRELSGELGWAGALSYGSDVEAKELGVSVDLDKFESKRVQVRGVCAAPGTYLVGSAFSVSTTGQDANLNVSNVSNNTSLLVVEQAA from the exons ATGGCAAGATTAGGCAAAACTGCCCAAGAGTTTATTCAAGACTCATTTTCACCGATTATCGCAGTTTTGTGCAGTCCAAAAGTAGAAAATGTTGTTTCAAAGAATAACTTGTCTTTTACTGAAATGTTACAACCATTTACCACTATGGATTGGGAAG GTCAATTCCGTGACCCAAGTGGAAATGTTTGTACTATAAAAAACTGGAAATTAATAATACGAGATGTTAACTGGAAGCCATTACAACCCACTGAAGCTAGAAGAGAGTTAAACAATGCTGTGTTACACAATTATAATGATAAAACAGTAACTCTCGAAATTG ATGGTAGAAAATTTTATGTTCCCCAATCAACACATTGGTTTGATGCCTGGAGAGAGACTTATTTAGAAGTCCAATTTCCATCAGACCATGAATTTACGAAACACTTTATATCTTGTGTAATTGTTGGTACCACTttagatgacaatgtaataGATAGTTTCAACAATTTAAACCAACACTATGCCCAGTTGCAAAATGTTGCTCCACCAAAATTACCTAAATGGTTCAACAGTGGGGTGTTGAAGTCTTATCTCCTACTTCATGATGTATCTGCTGTCCCTAAAGAAAA AGCTGATGCTGCATTTGATATGCTGAAACAGAATTTCGGAGCAAACAACTGCTTCATGTTATCAATTAACTCAAAAAGTACCTTAGACCAAAATGTATCATCTGATTTGTGGGCTCAGTTTGTTAAAAGATCACCACAAACTAAT AATGAGATGTCGTCATCTCTTACAAACCTGCCCACCACTCCATCAGAGCCGCAAGCAGTATTTCCACCAGCTGCAGCTAACTTAACAG ATGACAATGCAACAGTGATTTCTTCCATCAATCCAGAAACTCTTCACCCTCTGACTGCAGCCGAAACAGATGTTTATGATAATGCAAATAGTTTGCag accCATTCATTCTCTGGTAGTTCTGAGAGTATGAGTGTTGCTGGAAAAGGCCCAGATTTTTCCACTGAGGTCCATGGTACAGCTCTGAACGCTAGTGATGTTGAAGCAATTAAGAAGTTCTTACAGGAGTATGCTTCAAAAGCATTGTTACCATACATGGAAAAGCAAATATCACAGCTATCTGAAGTC gttgCAAATAGAAAGGGTGTCAGTAGATCATTACTGTCAGCCACTAAGCGATGGTTCGGGACCGGAAAAGGTGGAAATACAACAGGCAACAGCACAGTTAT CTACACAAGTGACTGTCCTGAGCTTCAACTGCGACGACTGGGCGACTTGTGGTTCCTATGTCGGCAATGGCAACGTGCGTTCGACACGTACCACACAGCGAAGAGAGAGTTCTACGCTGATAGCGCCTGGCTTTGCTACGCCGGCGCGCTAGAAATGGCCGCCATCAGCGCCTTCATGGCGGCGGACTCGAATCGTAAAACACACGGCTACATGGAAGAAAGTATTGTAACTTACCTTAACACATGTAG GATGGTGCAATACGCAGTCAGGGCCACGTTGCTGTCTGTGCTTTGTTTGAGCGGTTCTGGCTTGCACGGCGAGGCTGCTAAACAATTGATTCGGATGACATCTGAGGATAGCGATTTGCGTAGCGCTATGCTTCTGGAACAAGCAGCGCTATGTTTCCTATCTGGTCCCGCCTCTAAAGGCATGTGCAGGAAATATGCCTTTCATATGGTACTTGCGGGACACAGATTTTCAAAAGCAGGGCAAAAGAAGCATGCCTACAGATGTTACAAACAAGCTTATCAG GTGTACAGCGAGAGCGGGTGGCGGCTGGCGACGGACCACGTGCAGTTCGCGCTGGGGCGGCTGGCGGGCGCGCTGCGGCTGGCGCGCGAGGCGCGGCGCTGGCTGGCGGCGCCGCTCGCGCCTCGGGGCCCGCAGCCGCCGCACCAGCAGCACGCCTTCCTGCAGGAGTACATGGCCGCGCACCAG CAATGGGTGGAAAGCAACCCCGAAGTGGCGAGCGTGCTGGAAGAGCTGCCGCTGCCGCTGGTGGAGGCGCGGCAGACGGGCGTGCTGTGCGTGGGGCCGGCGCCGCTGGGctcgccgcgccgccgcgccgcctcgTCGCTGTCGCTGGCGCCCgacgcgcccgccgccgccgcgcccgcctggCGCCGCCTCGAGGAGATGCTGCTGCAAGTAGCGCAAGGCGCAGTGCCCATGATATTCAAGCCCACCGTGGATTTGTACACCGATGCGACGGACGCAGAACCACTCGTGCCGCAAGGAG agccCATTCAGATCTCAGTTACTTTATGGAATCCCTTGAAGATTTCACTAATTCTAAAAGATGTGGAGTTATTGTGGCGATTCGTAACAACTGCCGATGGTGATGCAGCTGGTGACGAAGAAGTGTTGAGCAATGAGCAGGCAGTCTCTGCGGGACAGGCATTGGAAAGCAACACAATATTTAGCCAGAAAATTAAATCAGTCATTCTAGAAGGAGatacaaaaaaagtattaattttcACCCTAACACCTCTAAAAGTCGGCCGACTGAATGTACATGGCTTAGCTTACAA gctGATCAATACCGGGGAAGGAGGTACTGAAAACGGTAACAGTATGACAATATCAGGCAAAGTGAATTTAACCCCGCCAGGCAAAAGCCCGGATAAGCGACTGCAAATTACAGTTATTCCAGAGGCTCCTTGCCTGCAA ATGACATTTTCTGAGACAAGTTCGGACATTATAAGCGGAGAAATGAGGACTATTGATGTAGAATTTACAAATGTAGGACCTGTGGACATGAATAATCTTTATGTTGCTGTATCTCATCCGGATTGCGTCAATATTGTCACCGGCGAGGAAGAAAATGATTTTCAAGTTTTATATGACGAGAAATACCGCGAGCCACCCTCATATTCAG ACgagcgcgcggcgcgggcggcgcgggcgcgcgcggcggcggcgcggcacGTGCGCGGCGTGTGCGCGCGCCTggcgccccgcgccgccgcccgcgcgcgcCTGCAGCTGCGGCCGCGGGCGCCGGCGCAGCCGCTGCTGCTGCTCGCCTACCACGACACCGGCCTGCGCGCGCGCCCCTACCGCCTGCTGCGCCACGTCTTCCGCTTCCGAGTCACC GAGGCTGTAGAGCTAGCAGTCACTCCACGTCGAAGCCTCCGACGAGTTGACGGCGAAGTCGTCGAAAATATGAGTTTGGCAGTTGaaatcaaaaacatatttaacgaGAAAGGTGAAGACTTGAGCGTGGAAATATTAGAAGCGTCGTTACTGAGTCGACAGTGGAGCCTGACGAGCCTGGTGGCGGCGCGAGGCGCGGCCGAGCCGCTGCAGGCGCGCGACAAGCTGCACCTCGTGCTGCGCGCGCAGCGCCTGCCGCGCCCGCCCGCCGCCGTCGCCGCCTCGCGCCTCAAGATCAACCCGCACCACCCCGACGCTGCGCCCGACATCAACGTGGCGCCCTACTCCAAATTCGTGCTGGATGCCCAACAATCTTACATTGACGCTCCTGACTCCGCCATTGCTCAGGATACTCCTGATAAAAGAACAGGACTAATACAGTCCATGTTTGTTCTACGATGGAAAGCGCACGAAAAAACCAAAGGAAAGACCGCTGTCGGTCAACATTGCTTGTGGCTGGATTGCTTCACAAAAGCTATATCTCGAGAAAGGGAATATATTCCCGGAGAAGCGGCTCCCATTCAAATTGATGAGTACGAAAGCAAATTAGATTTACGCGAgtctaatacaaaaacaaagaaagatAATGTTGTTATATTTCGATTGGAACATTCCAACCACattaatcataattttaatgaaactaaaCTATGTTTGGTACCAGTTACTTTGAATATTGTAAATTGCTATGGAGTTCCCGTAAAAGTCTTCATAGACATGTCAAAACAGAAAAACAG ggAGCTGTCCGGAGAGCTTGGTTGGGCGGGCGCGCTCAGCTACGGCAGCGATGTAGAAGCTAAAGAACTGGGCGTCAGCGTTGATCTGGACAAGTTTGAGTCCAAACGCGTGCAAGTGCGAGGCGTTTGTGCCGCTCCGGGAACTTATCTCGTTGGCTCGGCATTTTCCGTGTCTACTACCGGGCAAGATGCCAATCtaaatgtttcaaatgtttctAACAATACCTCGTTATTGGTAGTCGAGCAAGCCGCGTAG
- the LOC124630543 gene encoding casein kinase II subunit alpha, with protein sequence MAVPSRARVYADVNSQRPREYWDYESYVVDWGNQEDYQLVRKLGRGKYSEVFEAINITNNEKCVVKILKPVKKKKIKREIKILENLRGGTNIITLQAVVKDPVSRTPALIFEHVNNTDFKQLYQTLSDYDIRYYLYELLKALDYCHSMGIMHRDVKPHNVMIDHDHRKLRLIDWGLAEFYHPGQDYNVRVASRYFKGPELLVDYQMYDYSLDMWSLGCMLASMIFRKEPFFHGHDNYDQLVRIAKVLGTEELFEYLDKYHIELDPRFNDILGRHSRKRWERFVHSENQHLVSPEALDFLDRLLRYDHYERYTAREAMDHPYFYPIVKEQGRMVSSNSPTPNALQGPISTTE encoded by the exons atggcagtgccgagTAGAGCGCGGGTATATGCCGATGTCAACTCACAACGTCCGAGAGAATACTGGGATTATGAAAGCTATGTGGTGGACTGGGGCAACCAGGAAGATTACCAGTTGGTGCGTAAGCTTGGGCGCGGAAAGTACAGTGAAGTATTCGAGGCAATAAATATCACAAATAATGAGAAGTGTGTAGTTAAAATATTGAAG CCTGTTAAAAAGAAGAAGataaaaagagaaataaaaatattagaaaacttAAGAGGAGGCACAAATATAATTACGTTACAAGCTGTAGTCAAAGATCCTGTTTCTCGTACTCCAGCACTCATTTTTGAACATGTGAACAACACTGATTTTAAACAGCTGTATCAAACACTGTCAGATTATGATATAAG ATATTATTTGTATGAACTGCTGAAGGCATTAGATTATTGCCACAGTATGGGCATCATGCATAGAGATGTGAAGCCTCATAATGTGATGATTGATCATGATCACAGAAAATTGCGTCTCATTGACTGGGGGTTAGCAGAGTTCTATCACCCTGGCCAAGATTATAATGTTCGTGTCGCTTCTAGATATTTTaag GGTCCAGAGCTCTTGGTGGATTATCAAATGTATGATTATTCTTTGGACATGTGGTCACTAGGATGCATGTTAGCATCAATGATCTTCCGCAAAGAGCCATTTTTCCATGGCCATGACAATTATGATCAACTTGTGCGTATTGCAAAAGTGCTGGGCACTGAAGAGCTATTTGAATATTTGGATAAATATCATATAGAATTGGATCCTCGATTTAATGATATACTTGGCAG GCATTCTCGTAAACGGTGGGAGCGGTTTGTGCAttctgaaaatcagcacttggTGTCTCCTGAGGCATTAGATTTCTTAGATCGTCTTCTACGCTATGATCACTATGAGAGATACACTGCTCGTGAGGCAATGGATCATCCGTACTTCT ATCCAATTGTGAAGGAGCAGGGGCGAATGGTTTCTTCCAATTCTCCAACTCCCAATGCATTGCAAGGACCAATAAGTACTACAGAATAA
- the LOC124634002 gene encoding cytoplasmic tRNA 2-thiolation protein 2 translates to MNCKKCDSSHTVLLRKKDYYCDDCFMVNTNHKFRACIGKNKILIPNENVLIGISGGVGSTVLLDLVNHAVTLENTKKLRIVPFFVHLLDEERKDSAQAVIKQCNKYNINVYIIHLAEYMDLKFDIPEANCIPETEENKVKLFHDMLNSMPITAATDFLLKVKRNLLVEFAKKVKCRIVFTGETTSTLAINLLTNLATGRGSQVQDDIGFCDVRDKEIKILRPIKDISKEELDYYVAIKQLSPFHEKDVISNSLQSVIASFVSDLQKDFQATISTVCKTADKIGNQERMNDERNMQEKCVICKSNLHTRDLNISALEATNISRKVSLGNAQFRQYLDNNPDISSLESDATPSVFPLINKYLCYGCSRNQSEMNQTKLPPYIEEVLKL, encoded by the exons ATGAATTGCAAAAAGTGTGATTCTTCTCACACAGTGTTATTGAGAAAAAAAGATTATTACTGTGATGACTGTTTTATGGTCAACACTAATCACAAATTTCGTGCATGTattggtaaaaataaaattttgataccaaatgaaaatgttttgattGGTATCTCTGGAGGTGTTGGTTCTACAGTGTTATTAGATTTAGTCAACCATGCTGTAACAttggaaaatacaaaaaaactacGTATAGTCCCATTTTTTGTACATTTACTTG aTGAAGAAAGGAAAGATTCTGCACAGGCAGTAATAAAACAatgtaataagtataatatcaaTGTTTATATCATTCATCTTGCCGAGTATATGGACTTAAAATTTGACATTCCTGAGGCAAACTGTATACCAGAAACTgaagaaaataaagtaaaattatttcatgatATGTTGAACAGTATGCCTATAACAGCTGCTACAGATTTTTTACTAAAAGTAAAACGCAATTTACTAGTTGAGTTTGCAAAGAAAGTCAAATGCCGTATTGTTTTCACTGGAGAAACAACAAGCACTCTGGCAATAAACTTATTAACAAACCTGGCTACGGGTAGAGGATCACAAGTACAAGATGACATT ggCTTTTGCGATGTTCgtgacaaagaaataaaaattttaagacCAATAAAAGACATCAGCAAAGAAGAACTGGATTATTATGTTGCGATTAAACAACTGAGTCCTTTTCACGAGAAGGATGTGATAAGTAACAGCCTGCAGTCAGTAATTGCTTCATTTGTATCTGATCTACAAAAGGATTTTCAGGCTACCATATCTACTGTTTGTAAAACAGCTGACAAAATTGGTAACCAAGAAAGAATGAATGATGAACGAAATATGCAAGAAAAATGTGTAATCTGTAAG AGCAACTTGCACACCAGGGATTTAAATATTTCAGCTCTTGAAGCAACAAATATATCAAGAAAAGTTTCATTGGGAAATGCGCAGTTTAGACAATATTTAGACAATAATCCAGATATCAGTTCCTTGGAAAGTGACGCTACTCCTTCAGTCTTCCcgctaattaataaatatttgtgttacgGTTGCAGTAGGAATCAATCAGAAATGAATCAAACTAAATTACCGCCATACATAGAAGAAGTTTTAAAGTTATAG
- the LOC124633242 gene encoding probable elongation factor 1-delta isoform X1, giving the protein MSALVHEKIWLDKNIYGDAERNYYESLSKVQATPLSVARSSLASEVAKARQHIKDSLECMDSVATLAGVPNTELTNKVNTLEKENSDLKKAINDLRNLVISLQARVETLESTGGGAKTESSKAPAPSAPAAKAQEEDDDDGVDLFGSDDEEETAEAARIREERLAAYNAKKAKKPVLIAKSNIILDVKPWDDETDMAAMEKAVREITTDGLLWGAAKLVPLAYGIKKLQISCVVEDDKVSVDWLTEEIEKFEDFVQSVDIAAFNKV; this is encoded by the exons atGTCTGCCTTGGTACATGAGAAGATTTGGTTGGACAAAAACATCTATGGTGATGCTGAACGAAATTATTATGAATCATTatcaaag GTCCAAGCTACACCACTTTCAGTAGCTCGCTCTTCTTTGGCCAGTGAAGTTGCTAAAGCTAGACAACATATTAAAGATTCTTTAGAATGT ATGGACAGTGTTGCTACCTTGGCTGGAGTTCCGAACACAGAATTGACTAACAAAGTCAATACTCTGGAGAAAGAAAACAGTGACCTGAAGAAAGCCATCAATGATTTGCGCAATTTGGTTATTAGTCTTCAAGCCAGAGTAGAGACATTGGAATCAACAGGTGGTGGTGCCAAAACTGAATCTTCCAAA GCCCCTGCACCCAGTGCACCAGCAGCTAAAGCTCAagaagaagatgatgatgatggtgtgGACTTATTTGGATCTGATGATGAAGAAGAGACTGCAGAGGCTGCAAGAATTAGAGAGGAACGTCTAGCAGCATATAATGCCAAGAAAGCCAAAA AGCCTGTACTCATTGCCAAATCTAACATCATTTTGGATGTAAAGCCTTGGGATGATGAAACTGATATGGCAGCTATGGAAAAAGCAGTCAGAGAAATAACAACTGATGGCCTTTTGTGGGGAGCTGCTAAACTTGTACCTCTTGCATATGGAATTAAGAAACTACAAATTTCATGTGTTGTTGAAGATGACAAAGTGTCTGTCGATTGGCTAACCGAAGAGATAGAAAAATTTGAAGACTTT GTACAAAGTGTTGACATAGCCGCCTTCAACAAAGTGTAA
- the LOC124633242 gene encoding elongation factor 1-delta isoform X2, with protein sequence MSALVHEKIWLDKNIYGDAERNYYESLSKMDSVATLAGVPNTELTNKVNTLEKENSDLKKAINDLRNLVISLQARVETLESTGGGAKTESSKAPAPSAPAAKAQEEDDDDGVDLFGSDDEEETAEAARIREERLAAYNAKKAKKPVLIAKSNIILDVKPWDDETDMAAMEKAVREITTDGLLWGAAKLVPLAYGIKKLQISCVVEDDKVSVDWLTEEIEKFEDFVQSVDIAAFNKV encoded by the exons atGTCTGCCTTGGTACATGAGAAGATTTGGTTGGACAAAAACATCTATGGTGATGCTGAACGAAATTATTATGAATCATTatcaaag ATGGACAGTGTTGCTACCTTGGCTGGAGTTCCGAACACAGAATTGACTAACAAAGTCAATACTCTGGAGAAAGAAAACAGTGACCTGAAGAAAGCCATCAATGATTTGCGCAATTTGGTTATTAGTCTTCAAGCCAGAGTAGAGACATTGGAATCAACAGGTGGTGGTGCCAAAACTGAATCTTCCAAA GCCCCTGCACCCAGTGCACCAGCAGCTAAAGCTCAagaagaagatgatgatgatggtgtgGACTTATTTGGATCTGATGATGAAGAAGAGACTGCAGAGGCTGCAAGAATTAGAGAGGAACGTCTAGCAGCATATAATGCCAAGAAAGCCAAAA AGCCTGTACTCATTGCCAAATCTAACATCATTTTGGATGTAAAGCCTTGGGATGATGAAACTGATATGGCAGCTATGGAAAAAGCAGTCAGAGAAATAACAACTGATGGCCTTTTGTGGGGAGCTGCTAAACTTGTACCTCTTGCATATGGAATTAAGAAACTACAAATTTCATGTGTTGTTGAAGATGACAAAGTGTCTGTCGATTGGCTAACCGAAGAGATAGAAAAATTTGAAGACTTT GTACAAAGTGTTGACATAGCCGCCTTCAACAAAGTGTAA